A window from Sebastes fasciatus isolate fSebFas1 chromosome 22, fSebFas1.pri, whole genome shotgun sequence encodes these proteins:
- the rps4x gene encoding small ribosomal subunit protein eS4, with protein MARGPKKHLKRVAAPKHWMLDKLTGVFAPRPSTGPHKLRECLPLIIFLRNRLKYALTGDEVKKICMQRFIKIDGKVRTDITYPAGFMDVISIEKTGEHFRLIYDVKGRFTVHRITAEEAKYKLCKVKKLMIGTKGIPHLVTHDARTIRYPDPLIKVNDTIRIDLDTGKITDFIKFDTANLCMVTGGANLGRIGVITNRERHPGSFDVVHVKDSTGNNFATRLSNIFVIGKGNKPWVSLPRGKGIRLTIAEERDKRLAAKQGSS; from the exons gCAAGAGGACCGAAGAAGCACCTGAAGCGCGTCGCAGCGCCGAAGCACTGGATGCTTGACAAGCTCACTGGAGTGTTT GCTCCTCGTCCTTCCACCGGTCCCCACAAGCTGAGGGAGTGCCTGCCCCTCATCATCTTCCTGAGGAACCGCCTCAAGTACGCCCTGACCGGGGATGAGGTGAAGAAGATCTGCATGCAGAGGTTCATCAAGATCGACGGCAAGGTCCGCACCGACATCACCTACCCTGCTGGATTCATGG ATGTGATCAGCATCGAGAAGACCGGCGAGCACTTCCGTCTGATCTACGATGTGAAGGGACGTTTCACCGTCCACCGCATCACCGCTGAGGAGGCCAAG tACAAGCTGTGCAAGGTGAAGAAGCTCATGATTGGCACCAAGGGAATCCCCCACCTGGTGACCCACGACGCCCGCACCATCCGCTACCCCGACCCCCTGATCAAGGTCAACGACACGATCCGCATCGACCTGGACACTGGCAAGATCACGGACTTCATCAAGTTCGACACCG CTAACCTGTGCATGGTGACCGGAGGTGCCAACTTGGGGCGTATCGGCGTGATCACCAACAGGGAGCGTCACCCCGGCTCTTTCGACGTGGTGCACGTCAAGGATAGCACGGGCAACAACTTCGCTACCAGGCTCTCCAACATCTTTGTCATTGGCAAG GGCAACAAGCCATGGGTGTCCCTGCCCAGAGGAAAGGGAATCCGTCTGACCATCGCCGAGGAGAGAGACAAGAGGCTGGCCGCCAAGCAGGGCAGCAGCTAA